A stretch of Desulfurivibrio alkaliphilus AHT 2 DNA encodes these proteins:
- a CDS encoding DUF3334 family protein codes for MANQTIDQVARLFCQATKKTLDKSTGKSLKYANTLQDIPKVSLKPAVGCFVQFNGDYNGLVIMNFSAGAAMELYRSYMLTMGMPESELANDYTSAEVVDTIGEMTNQIMGRALRMVESNYELSSNMGQPKAIALNSAITLTPESEYQVSRRLSFSLETHRFYMELSLERTEFIAMK; via the coding sequence ATGGCCAATCAAACCATTGATCAGGTGGCACGTCTTTTTTGTCAGGCCACCAAGAAAACGCTGGACAAAAGCACCGGTAAAAGCCTGAAATACGCCAACACCCTGCAGGATATCCCCAAGGTCAGCCTCAAGCCGGCGGTGGGCTGTTTTGTGCAGTTCAACGGCGATTACAACGGTCTGGTGATCATGAATTTCTCCGCCGGGGCGGCCATGGAGCTGTACCGCAGTTATATGCTGACCATGGGGATGCCGGAGAGCGAGCTGGCCAATGACTACACCTCGGCGGAGGTGGTGGACACCATCGGCGAGATGACCAATCAGATCATGGGCCGGGCCCTGCGCATGGTGGAAAGCAACTACGAGTTGTCTTCCAACATGGGCCAGCCGAAGGCCATTGCCTTGAACAGCGCCATCACCCTGACCCCGGAATCGGAGTACCAGGTCAGCCGGCGCCTCTCTTTCAGCCTGGAAACCCATCGCTTTTACATGGAGCTTTCCCTGGAGCGCACCGAATTCATTGCCATGAAATAA
- a CDS encoding gamma-glutamylcyclotransferase family protein, with protein MAKVMAKVKIKKAHRKFFLAALFLFLAASLFLLVAEQRGGVFRVEVPESSPLYLEAEHPVFVYGTLRFALVRQLVFGGGGEPQPAVLPGYRRQGLDLLDEAESQVTGLLLQVGAVELAAMDRYERVGVRYQRLPVILADGTEAWVYRRL; from the coding sequence ATGGCAAAAGTGATGGCAAAAGTAAAGATCAAAAAAGCCCATAGAAAGTTTTTTTTGGCCGCCCTTTTTTTATTCCTGGCCGCTTCGTTGTTTTTGCTGGTTGCGGAGCAAAGAGGCGGTGTTTTTCGGGTGGAGGTGCCGGAATCCTCCCCCCTCTACCTGGAGGCGGAACATCCGGTTTTTGTCTATGGTACACTGCGTTTTGCCCTGGTCAGGCAACTGGTGTTCGGGGGCGGCGGGGAGCCGCAGCCGGCGGTGCTGCCGGGGTATCGCCGCCAGGGCCTGGATCTGCTGGATGAGGCAGAGAGCCAGGTAACGGGCCTGCTGCTGCAGGTCGGAGCTGTCGAACTGGCGGCCATGGATCGCTACGAAAGGGTCGGGGTGCGTTACCAGCGGCTGCCGGTCATCTTGGCCGACGGCACCGAAGCCTGGGTCTATCGTCGCTTGTAA
- a CDS encoding Mrp/NBP35 family ATP-binding protein — protein sequence MSTSCQSKKCNAQQQSTCQSKAATGARQNLDIDLALGKIRHKILVMSGKGGVGKSTVAVNLAVGLARAGFKVGLMDVDLHGPDVCRMLNLQEPFAGTLEDGKMPPWRTSDNLLVMSLENMLEDRDDPIIWRGPLKNQAIRRFIADVAWGELDYLVIDAPPGTGDEPMTVAQMIKDARALVVTTPQRVALADVRKSLNFCKHVKLDVLGLVENMSGYVCPHCSKTAELFKTGGGEELARSSGLPFLGRIPLDPRVMAAGDDGTPFVAMAVESPAITALQEMVTAVAKALPVRRQAVAPPPLAMATPATGCGCQGVCDPNRCDC from the coding sequence ATGAGCACTTCGTGCCAGTCGAAAAAATGCAACGCCCAGCAACAGAGCACCTGCCAGTCCAAGGCGGCGACGGGCGCCCGGCAGAACCTGGATATTGACCTGGCTTTGGGTAAGATACGCCACAAAATCCTGGTTATGAGCGGCAAGGGCGGAGTTGGTAAAAGCACCGTGGCGGTAAACCTGGCCGTGGGCCTGGCCCGGGCCGGTTTCAAGGTCGGCCTGATGGATGTCGATTTGCACGGCCCCGATGTCTGCCGCATGCTGAACCTGCAAGAACCCTTTGCCGGCACCCTGGAGGACGGCAAAATGCCCCCCTGGCGCACCAGCGACAACCTGCTGGTGATGTCGCTGGAGAACATGCTGGAGGATCGGGATGACCCCATTATTTGGCGCGGGCCCCTGAAAAACCAGGCCATCCGCCGCTTTATCGCCGATGTGGCCTGGGGTGAACTGGATTACCTGGTCATCGACGCCCCACCGGGTACCGGCGACGAGCCCATGACCGTGGCCCAGATGATCAAGGACGCCCGGGCCCTGGTTGTAACCACCCCCCAGCGGGTGGCCTTGGCCGATGTCCGCAAATCCCTCAACTTCTGCAAGCACGTCAAGTTGGACGTGCTGGGGCTGGTGGAGAACATGAGCGGTTACGTCTGCCCCCACTGCAGCAAAACCGCCGAACTGTTCAAGACCGGTGGCGGTGAAGAACTGGCCAGGTCCAGCGGCCTGCCCTTTTTGGGCCGCATTCCCCTGGACCCCCGGGTGATGGCCGCCGGCGACGACGGCACCCCGTTTGTGGCCATGGCGGTGGAAAGCCCGGCCATTACCGCTTTGCAGGAGATGGTAACGGCAGTGGCCAAGGCGCTGCCGGTACGCCGGCAAGCCGTCGCCCCGCCGCCTTTGGCCATGGCAACCCCGGCCACCGGTTGCGGTTGCCAGGGGGTATGCGACCCCAACCGCTGCGACTGCTGA
- a CDS encoding Txe/YoeB family addiction module toxin codes for MNWKLVYTKQAPRDAEKLAAAGLKPKAQQLLDILVDNPFQNPPPCEKLVGDLAGACSRRINIKHRLVYQILEGLRTVKVLRMLTHYE; via the coding sequence GTGAACTGGAAGCTGGTCTATACCAAGCAGGCCCCAAGAGATGCCGAAAAGCTTGCCGCTGCCGGCTTGAAACCGAAAGCGCAGCAATTACTTGACATCCTTGTCGACAATCCCTTCCAAAATCCGCCGCCATGCGAAAAGCTCGTCGGTGACCTGGCCGGTGCCTGTTCACGGCGCATCAACATCAAACATCGGCTGGTCTATCAAATTCTCGAAGGTCTGCGCACCGTGAAGGTGCTGCGGATGTTGACCCACTACGAATAA
- the selB gene encoding selenocysteine-specific translation elongation factor: MREIVLGTAGHVDHGKTSLVKALTGTDTDRLKEEKARGITIELGFAFLDLPCGHRLGIVDVPGHERFVRNMVAGAAGIDLVALVVAADEGIMPQTREHFEICRLLGVERGMIVITKKDMVEAEWLELVQEEVRDFVQGSFLAEAPMLAVSSISGEGIAAVRETLDQLVAASDFSEAHGPFRLPVDRVFTMKGFGAVVTGTSQAGRIALGDDVLFYPRRVPGKIRGIQVHGREQNEVEAGYRTAINVQGVDKEEIRRGDVLATPGCLEPAFVFDAEFLYLSNNEKKLKHRRRVRVHLGTAEVMGRVSLLEDEDLAPGGEAAVQLLLEEPVSVWPGDHYVVRSYSPVYTIGGGVIRNCAAAKRRRFKEANREIFELYRSGSQEELALFHLRESGSTGLTLQELSVRLGVFGKKTQKLLEKNISARKIIIIEPDKQRMIAGETLTALGAKAEKLLTDFHRENPLKSGLPSEELRRRLARDLSPRLFQILLTELLKQKRVVQEESLIRLASHQVSLAGDAETLRRELGQFYHRAGLSAPTIKETLEAHGKYPAELVRELLAVMVREEELVKVSEDLYYDARALAQLKEKLVAFLQAEGEIDAPRFKNLTGLTRKFSIPLLEYFDRTKVTLRIGDTRKLRSG; encoded by the coding sequence ATGCGTGAAATAGTCCTCGGCACCGCCGGCCATGTCGACCACGGCAAGACCAGCCTGGTCAAAGCCCTGACCGGCACCGATACCGATCGTTTGAAGGAGGAAAAGGCCCGGGGGATCACCATTGAGCTGGGCTTTGCCTTTCTCGATCTGCCCTGCGGCCATCGCCTCGGCATTGTCGATGTGCCGGGCCATGAGCGTTTCGTGCGCAACATGGTGGCCGGGGCCGCCGGGATAGACCTGGTGGCCCTGGTGGTGGCCGCCGACGAAGGGATCATGCCCCAGACCCGGGAGCATTTTGAAATCTGCCGCCTGTTGGGGGTGGAGCGCGGCATGATCGTGATCACCAAAAAGGACATGGTGGAGGCGGAGTGGCTGGAGTTGGTCCAGGAAGAGGTGCGCGATTTCGTGCAGGGCAGTTTTCTGGCCGAGGCCCCCATGCTGGCCGTCTCGTCGATTAGTGGTGAGGGGATCGCGGCGGTCCGTGAAACCCTGGACCAGCTGGTGGCCGCCTCCGACTTCAGCGAGGCTCACGGTCCTTTCCGGTTGCCGGTGGACCGGGTCTTTACCATGAAGGGCTTCGGGGCGGTGGTTACCGGCACCTCCCAGGCCGGTCGGATCGCCTTGGGCGACGACGTGCTCTTCTACCCCCGCCGGGTGCCCGGCAAGATTCGCGGCATCCAGGTGCACGGCCGGGAGCAGAACGAGGTGGAGGCCGGCTACCGCACCGCCATCAACGTGCAGGGGGTCGACAAGGAAGAGATTCGGCGCGGCGACGTGCTGGCCACCCCCGGCTGCCTGGAGCCGGCCTTTGTCTTCGATGCCGAGTTTCTCTACCTTTCCAACAACGAAAAAAAGCTCAAGCACCGCCGCCGGGTGCGGGTTCACCTGGGCACCGCCGAGGTCATGGGCCGGGTATCGCTGTTGGAAGACGAGGACCTGGCACCGGGGGGCGAGGCGGCGGTGCAGTTGCTGCTGGAAGAACCGGTCAGTGTCTGGCCCGGCGACCATTACGTGGTGCGCAGCTATTCGCCGGTTTATACCATCGGCGGCGGGGTGATCCGCAACTGCGCCGCCGCCAAGCGGCGCCGTTTCAAGGAGGCCAACCGGGAAATTTTTGAACTCTACCGCAGCGGCAGCCAGGAAGAACTGGCCCTGTTTCACCTGCGGGAAAGCGGCTCCACCGGCCTGACCCTGCAGGAGTTGTCGGTACGGCTGGGGGTGTTCGGCAAGAAGACCCAGAAGCTGCTGGAGAAAAACATCTCCGCCCGCAAGATCATCATCATCGAGCCGGATAAGCAGCGGATGATCGCCGGCGAAACCCTGACTGCCTTGGGCGCCAAGGCGGAAAAGCTGCTGACCGACTTCCACCGCGAAAACCCGCTGAAAAGCGGCCTGCCCAGCGAAGAGCTGCGCCGCCGCCTGGCCCGCGATCTCTCCCCCCGGCTGTTTCAGATTCTGCTCACCGAGCTGCTGAAACAAAAGCGGGTGGTCCAGGAGGAGTCGCTGATCCGCCTGGCCTCCCACCAGGTCTCTTTAGCCGGCGACGCCGAAACCCTGCGCCGGGAACTGGGGCAGTTTTATCATCGGGCGGGGCTAAGCGCCCCCACCATTAAGGAGACCCTGGAAGCCCACGGCAAGTACCCCGCCGAACTGGTGCGGGAGTTGCTGGCGGTAATGGTGCGGGAAGAGGAGCTGGTCAAGGTCAGCGAAGATCTCTACTACGACGCCCGGGCCCTGGCGCAGCTCAAGGAAAAACTGGTCGCCTTTCTGCAAGCGGAGGGCGAAATCGATGCCCCCCGCTTCAAAAACCTCACCGGTCTCACCCGCAAGTTTTCCATTCCCCTGTTGGAATATTTCGACCGCACCAAGGTTACCCTGCGCATCGGCGACACCCGCAAACTGCGGAGCGGGTAA
- a CDS encoding nucleotidyl transferase AbiEii/AbiGii toxin family protein has translation MNLLEQLAGEALRHRPELSLLRPAVEKELLHHDILRLLNEAGLLSGLTFIGGTCLRACYGAERLSEDLDFSGGHDFRRESMAGLKAALENGLGAKYGLEVEVKEPVREAGNTDTWKIRIITRPARRNLPAQRINIDICAVPSHDRRPLMLRNHYGVEMGTSGLILQAESREEILVDKLLALALRPNRVKNRDLWDIVWLKRHNINLSAALLARKIADRRLAPEDFLNYLEQRQQLLAGGPDPRRDFIHEMTRFLAAATVEQTVAREDFWSYLLDSIADECRQARTLLENLPQADNGVPRDS, from the coding sequence GTGAATCTGCTTGAACAACTGGCGGGGGAAGCCCTCCGCCACCGTCCGGAACTCTCTTTGCTGCGGCCGGCGGTGGAAAAGGAACTGCTGCACCACGATATCCTGCGCCTGCTTAATGAAGCCGGTCTGCTCTCCGGCCTGACCTTTATCGGCGGCACCTGCCTGCGGGCCTGCTACGGTGCCGAACGCCTCAGCGAAGACCTCGACTTCAGCGGCGGCCACGACTTCCGCCGGGAAAGCATGGCCGGCCTGAAAGCAGCCCTGGAAAACGGCCTAGGTGCCAAGTACGGCCTTGAGGTGGAGGTAAAAGAGCCGGTGCGCGAGGCGGGCAACACCGATACCTGGAAGATCCGCATCATCACTCGCCCGGCCCGCCGGAACCTGCCGGCCCAGCGGATCAATATCGATATCTGCGCGGTGCCGAGCCACGACCGCCGACCGCTGATGCTGCGCAACCATTACGGGGTGGAAATGGGCACCTCCGGCCTGATCCTCCAGGCCGAAAGTCGCGAGGAAATTCTGGTGGACAAACTGCTGGCCCTGGCCCTGCGCCCCAACCGGGTCAAGAACCGCGACCTGTGGGATATCGTGTGGCTCAAGCGCCACAATATCAACTTGTCCGCCGCCCTGCTCGCCCGCAAGATCGCCGACCGCCGTCTGGCCCCAGAAGATTTTCTTAACTACCTGGAGCAGCGGCAGCAACTGCTGGCCGGCGGCCCCGATCCCCGCCGGGACTTTATCCACGAAATGACCCGCTTCCTGGCGGCCGCCACCGTCGAGCAAACCGTGGCCAGGGAAGATTTCTGGTCCTATCTGCTCGACTCCATCGCCGACGAATGCCGACAGGCACGCACCCTGCTGGAAAACTTACCCCAAGCCGATAATGGCGTCCCCCGCGACTCTTGA
- the abiEi gene encoding type IV toxin-antitoxin system AbiEi family antitoxin, which translates to MMPTPHPQPGRRLAAVLEELASPEHYLFTSADLRGALPEISAGAFKTLLSRAEKRGLLRRICRGLYLYPRVDYPRDLLLFHAAARLRADAFNYISLETALSDAGVISQIPLNWITLMSSGRRNIVRCGHFGTIEFVHTSRQPATLANELTYDPRCRLWRASVALALRDMRATRRNLDLIDEELTRESA; encoded by the coding sequence ATGATGCCGACACCACACCCCCAACCCGGCCGCCGCTTGGCCGCTGTGCTTGAGGAATTGGCCAGCCCCGAGCACTATCTCTTTACCTCGGCCGATCTGCGCGGAGCCCTGCCGGAAATCAGTGCCGGGGCCTTCAAAACCCTGCTGAGCCGGGCCGAAAAGCGCGGCCTGCTGCGGCGGATCTGTCGCGGCCTCTACCTTTACCCCCGGGTTGATTATCCCCGCGATCTGCTGCTGTTCCACGCCGCCGCCCGGCTGCGGGCCGATGCCTTCAACTATATCAGCCTGGAGACCGCCCTTAGCGATGCCGGGGTGATCTCGCAGATTCCGCTCAACTGGATCACCCTGATGAGTTCCGGCCGGCGCAACATCGTGCGCTGCGGCCATTTCGGCACCATCGAGTTCGTCCATACCAGCCGGCAGCCGGCCACTCTGGCCAATGAACTGACCTATGACCCCCGCTGCCGGCTCTGGCGGGCCTCGGTGGCCCTGGCCCTGCGGGACATGCGCGCCACCCGGCGCAATCTCGACCTGATCGACGAGGAGCTTACCCGTGAATCTGCTTGA
- a CDS encoding MBL fold metallo-hydrolase, whose amino-acid sequence MQITQLTVGSMGVCCYLLACEDSSQAMAIDPGGDEALILDHCRRNNLQLKMLVCTHGHPDHVAANAALKEATGAEIVMHREDAAFFGKPEVGQYFSMLGLPPSPPPDRLVQDRDTIELGSIKLEVIHTPGHTPGGICLYSPPHLFSGDTLFVGAVGRTDFPGGDTATLVDSIRQRLLVLPPETVVWPGHGYGGSQSTIAAEAAENPFLQEKWY is encoded by the coding sequence ATGCAAATCACTCAGCTAACCGTAGGCAGCATGGGCGTCTGCTGTTATCTCCTGGCTTGTGAAGACTCAAGCCAGGCCATGGCCATCGACCCCGGCGGCGACGAGGCGCTTATTCTGGACCACTGCCGCCGGAACAACCTGCAACTTAAAATGCTGGTCTGCACCCATGGCCACCCCGACCACGTGGCGGCCAACGCCGCTTTAAAAGAGGCCACCGGGGCTGAAATCGTCATGCACCGGGAAGATGCCGCTTTTTTTGGCAAACCGGAAGTCGGCCAGTATTTTTCCATGCTGGGGCTGCCTCCCTCGCCACCTCCCGACCGTTTGGTGCAGGATCGCGACACCATTGAGCTGGGCAGCATCAAGCTGGAGGTTATTCACACCCCCGGCCACACCCCCGGCGGCATCTGCCTCTATTCGCCGCCCCACCTGTTCAGTGGCGATACCCTTTTTGTCGGCGCCGTGGGCCGCACCGATTTTCCCGGCGGCGACACCGCCACCCTGGTCGATTCCATCCGCCAACGCCTGCTGGTTCTGCCCCCGGAAACGGTGGTCTGGCCCGGCCATGGCTACGGCGGTTCACAGTCCACCATCGCCGCCGAGGCGGCGGAAAACCCCTTTCTGCAAGAAAAGTGGTATTGA